The Lactuca sativa cultivar Salinas chromosome 2, Lsat_Salinas_v11, whole genome shotgun sequence genome includes a window with the following:
- the LOC111882661 gene encoding uncharacterized protein LOC111882661, which translates to MADQKPQLFELNNGTMKVMVSNYGCIITSLFVPDKDGKLGDVVLGFDTLEPYLNGSAPYFGCIVGRVANRIKEGKFTLNGTEYSLPINNGPNSLHGGLKGFDKVVWEVVEHKQGDNPSITFKYHARDGEEGYPGDLSVKATYTLTSKTTLSLTMEATPENKPTPVNLAQHTYFNLAGHNSGTTILNHTAQIFANHITPVDETLIPTGEIKPVAQTPFDFTTEKRIGTSINEIGLGYDHNYVLDSGEEKLGLKRAVKLKDPVSSRVLNLWTDAPGMQFYTGNYVSGVVGKGGAVYGKHSGVCLETQGFPDSVNKENFPSVVVQTGGKYRHRMVYEFSVE; encoded by the exons ATGGCGGACCAGAAACCACAGCTCTTTGAACTAAACAATGGAACAATGAAGGTTATGGTGTCTAATTATGGTTGCATCATCACCTCCTTGTTCGTTCCTGATAAAGACG GAAAATTGGGTGATGTTGTTCTTGGATTTGACACTCTCGAACCCTACCTG AATGGTTCTGCACCCTACTTTGGTTGCATTGTTGGGAGAGTTGCAAACAGGATTAAAGAGGGGAAGTTCACACTCAATGGGACTGAATATTCTCTTCCAATTAACAATGGTCCAAACAGTCTCCATG GTGGGCTTAAAGGATTTGACAAGGTTGTTTGGGAAGTCGTTGAGCATAAACAGGGAGACAATCCATCAATAACCTTTAAATACCATGCTCGTGATGGGGAAGAAG GTTACCCAGGAGACCTTTCCGTGAAAGCAACCTACACCCTGACATCAAAAACAACATTATCTCTCACCATGGAAGCCACACCGGAAAACAAACCAACTCCGGTCAACCTCGCCCAACACACCTACTTCAACCTCGCCGGCCACAACTCCGGCACCACCATCCTCAACCACACCGCCCAAATCTTCGCAAACCACATCACTCCGGTcgacgaaaccctaatcccaaccggCGAAATCAAACCTGTGGCCCAAACCCCGTTCGATTTCACTACAGAGAAGAGAATCGGGACTTCGATTAATGAAATCGGATTAGGGTATGACCATAATTATGTTCTCGATAGTGGGGAAGAGAAATTAGGGTTGAAACGCGCTGTGAAATTGAAGGATCCGGTGAGTTCTAGGGTTTTGAATTTGTGGACGGATGCTCCTGGAATGCAATTTTATACGGGGAATTATGTGAGTGGGGTTGTGGGGAAAGGGGGAGCTGTTTATGGGAAGCATTCGGGTGTGTGTTTGGAGACACAAGGGTTTCCGGATTCGGTTAATAAAGAGAATTTTCCGTCTGTAGTGGTTCAGACAGGTGGGAAGTATAGGCATAGGATGGTTTATGAGTTTTCGGTTGAATGA
- the LOC111882672 gene encoding uncharacterized protein LOC111882672: protein MDNGEGKSMADSKTKKATRMQIMQKKKRIDELLKSAYSPDKDHLAEFPHSRHYNKNGLSLFLESGRGDKLSSNLKHQIQNLLKVNMEGPYGEEWPTEEKIKRREMSSPEALYIFVHTDNSKESIIGFVQYRFTIEEEIPVVYVYELQLESAYQGKGLGKFLMLLIELIARKNGMGAVVLTVQKKNYSAIKFYLNKLRYNISAISPSKVYQLNGVFGEEKSYEILCKAFDNEAKSVLEES from the exons ATGGATAATGGGGAAGGAAAATCAATGGCGGATAGCAAAACAAAGAAGGCAACAAGGATGCAG ATAATGCAAAAGAAGAAAAGGATCGACGAGCTTCTGAAATCGGCTTATTCGCCTGACAAAGACCATCTCGCTGAGTTTCCCCACTCTCGCCATTACAACAAAAACG GTCTATCTTTGTTCCTTGAATCTGGACGTGGGGATAAACTCTCATCTAATTTGAAGCATCAAATCCAAAATCTCCTTAAG GTGAATATGGAGGGCCCATATGGAGAAGAGTGGCCCACAGAGGAAAAAATAAAACGTAGAGAAATGTCATCACCTGAAGCACTATATATATTTGTTCACACAGATAATTCAAAAGAATCCATAATTGGATTTGTGCAATATAGATTCACCATTGAAGAAGAAATACCTGTAGTTTATGTCTATGAATTGCAGCTTGAATCTGCTTATCAAGGAAAAGGACTTGGAAAGTTCTTGATGCTACTAATTGAGCTAATTGCACGCAAA AATGGCATGGGTGCTGTGGTTCTCACTGTGCAAAAAAAGAACTATTCAGCAATCAAATTTTACTTGAATAAGCTAAG GTACAATATATCAGCTATTTCTCCTTCAAAAGTTTATCAACTG AATggtgtatttggagaagaaaaGAGCTATGAGATTCTTTGTAAAGCATTTGACAATGAAGCTAAATCTGTATTAGAG GAATCATGA
- the LOC111882668 gene encoding organelle RRM domain-containing protein 6, chloroplastic, whose product MGGPFNQTVCSSSSPSLSTWRSDNFERTRQQWRSSSFLCCTSLNCGYLSPAFSSTLSITSSKLRKSLQIVACVPPSQPEKTTTTFTNSTKLFVSGLSFRTSEESLRNAFQSFGQLIDVNLVMDKIANRSRGFAFLRYATMEESEKAIEGMHGKFLDGRVIFVEYAKTKSQLHQGVKQDSNP is encoded by the exons ATGGGTGGACCCTTTAACCAAACGGTTTGCTCTTCATCATCTCCATCGCTATCTACTTGGAGAAGCGATAACTTCGAGAGAACCAGACAACAATGGCGTTCATCTTCTTTCTTATGTTGTACATCACTTAATTGCGGTTATCTGTCGCCTGCATTCTCTTCCACGCTTTCAATCACATCATCCAAACTCCGAAAGTCTCTTCAAATTGTCGCATGCGTCCCTCCCTCACAGCCAGAGAAGACTACCACTACCTTCACCAACTCCACGAAGCTCTTTGTCAGTG GACTCTCATTTCGTACATCTGAAGAGAGCTTACGTAATGCTTTTCAGTCATTTGGGCAGCTCATTGATG TGAATCTGGTGATGGATAAGATTGCTAATAGATCAAGAGGTTTTGCTTTCCTTCGGTATGCAACAATGGAGGAATCTGAAAAGGCCATTGAGGGTATGCATGGAAAG TTTCTGGATGGAAGGGTTATATTTGTGGAATACGCGAAAACCAAATCTCAACTTCATCAAGGCGTCAAACAAGATTCAAATCCGTAA